The following proteins are co-located in the Desulfatitalea tepidiphila genome:
- a CDS encoding ASKHA domain-containing protein: MGQCLCHPEVETSYLCMKHNVYLCDDCLTCRDPDIYCKFRPSCPIWFMSKRKEGWDAESAEQVNASTFQIEFQPENKTVSVPVGSTLIEAANAAGVFINASCNGKGACGKCKLVVVSGKSETTPTPLLSVQEKAKGYVLACQTKITGDLAVRIPEESLQQRLKVAGMGESATARLKGLVPNIEPMLKEVHLTLSPPTLDDSVSDLDRLQRGLKAQGCDLECLNVGLRVIRQLSEAVRKDNWKVTASVIRRKCANEILEVRPGGEGDRALGLAIDVGTTTIVVYLVDMADATILGAASGHNRQASCGDDVINRIVCAEKDGVQKLSRMALATINSLIGETLDSVGADTDDIRNVVISGNTTMAHLLLKIEPRYIRREPYIPTISEFPILKAGDIGIRANAIAAVFVMPGPASYVGGDVVSGLLYAGFHRQEAITLFIDVGTNGEIVVGNNEWLMTAACSAGPAFEGGGIRWGMRAEEGAIEQITIDPDTWAPTFVTVGGNAPRGICGSGMIDLMSELLNAGVIDRRGKFSTDRESRFVRHINGEWAYELAPADQTPMNEEIIFTESDIRNLIYSKGAVYAGFTTLLKVAGLDFSVVEKVIITGGFGQYINIEKGVRIGLLPDIERDKFVYLGNSSIVGAYMALLSEVHRREAAQVCKQMTYIDFSSHPGYMDDFTSALFLPHTNLEMFPSVVGF, encoded by the coding sequence ATGGGACAATGCCTTTGCCATCCTGAAGTGGAGACCAGTTATCTCTGCATGAAGCACAACGTCTATCTGTGCGATGACTGCCTCACTTGCCGTGATCCGGATATCTATTGTAAATTTCGGCCATCCTGCCCGATCTGGTTTATGAGCAAGCGAAAGGAAGGGTGGGATGCCGAATCCGCAGAACAGGTGAACGCCTCGACGTTTCAGATAGAGTTCCAGCCGGAGAATAAGACGGTATCGGTACCTGTCGGCAGCACCCTGATCGAAGCGGCCAACGCGGCCGGCGTCTTCATCAACGCGTCCTGTAACGGGAAGGGGGCTTGCGGCAAATGCAAACTGGTCGTGGTTTCGGGCAAATCCGAAACGACTCCCACCCCGTTGCTCAGCGTCCAGGAAAAGGCCAAAGGTTACGTGCTGGCCTGTCAGACGAAAATCACCGGCGACCTGGCCGTGCGGATTCCCGAAGAGTCGCTTCAGCAGCGCCTGAAGGTGGCCGGCATGGGTGAATCCGCCACCGCCAGACTCAAAGGATTGGTCCCGAATATCGAGCCCATGCTCAAGGAAGTGCATCTGACGCTCTCACCACCGACCCTGGACGACTCGGTGAGCGACCTGGACCGGCTTCAGCGCGGGCTGAAGGCTCAGGGGTGCGATCTGGAATGCCTGAACGTGGGGCTCCGCGTCATCCGGCAGTTATCCGAGGCTGTGCGCAAGGACAACTGGAAGGTCACCGCTTCGGTGATCCGCCGGAAATGCGCCAATGAGATCCTTGAGGTCCGACCGGGCGGTGAGGGGGATCGCGCCCTCGGGCTGGCCATCGACGTGGGCACCACCACCATCGTCGTCTACCTGGTGGATATGGCGGATGCAACCATTCTCGGCGCCGCATCCGGGCACAACCGTCAGGCATCCTGCGGCGACGATGTGATCAACCGCATCGTCTGTGCCGAAAAGGATGGGGTCCAGAAGCTCAGTCGAATGGCCTTGGCCACCATCAACAGCCTGATCGGAGAAACGTTGGACAGCGTGGGAGCGGATACCGACGACATCAGGAACGTCGTCATCTCGGGCAATACGACCATGGCGCACTTGCTGCTGAAAATTGAGCCCCGCTATATCCGCCGGGAGCCTTACATCCCGACCATTTCGGAGTTTCCTATCCTGAAGGCCGGTGACATCGGGATCAGGGCCAATGCCATCGCCGCCGTCTTCGTCATGCCCGGGCCGGCCAGTTATGTGGGCGGCGATGTCGTTTCCGGTCTGCTCTACGCCGGTTTCCATCGCCAGGAAGCCATCACGTTGTTCATCGACGTGGGCACCAACGGAGAGATCGTGGTCGGCAACAACGAGTGGTTGATGACAGCCGCGTGCAGCGCGGGGCCGGCCTTCGAAGGCGGCGGCATCCGCTGGGGCATGCGGGCCGAAGAGGGCGCCATAGAGCAGATCACCATCGATCCGGACACATGGGCGCCGACCTTTGTCACGGTCGGCGGCAACGCCCCACGCGGCATTTGCGGCTCCGGCATGATCGACCTGATGTCCGAACTGCTCAATGCCGGGGTCATCGATCGCCGCGGCAAATTCTCCACGGACCGTGAGAGCCGATTCGTTCGCCATATCAACGGCGAGTGGGCCTATGAGCTGGCGCCCGCCGATCAAACCCCCATGAACGAAGAGATCATCTTCACCGAGTCGGATATAAGAAACCTGATTTACAGCAAAGGGGCGGTATATGCAGGATTCACGACCCTGTTGAAGGTGGCTGGACTCGATTTTTCAGTGGTCGAAAAGGTGATCATCACCGGCGGTTTCGGCCAGTACATCAACATCGAAAAAGGAGTTCGCATCGGATTGCTTCCCGATATCGAGCGCGACAAATTCGTCTACCTCGGCAACAGCTCCATCGTGGGAGCTTACATGGCCCTGCTTTCCGAGGTACATCGCCGCGAAGCCGCGCAGGTGTGCAAACAGATGACCTATATCGATTTCTCCAGCCATCCGGGCTACATGGATGACTTCACTTCGGCATTGTTCCTGCCCCACACGAACCTGGAGATGTTTCCGAGTGTGGTTGGCTTTTAA
- a CDS encoding universal stress protein, whose protein sequence is MWRFLSMLQKNLVWSIPISMLAGLLYGYLFDASPLKQSIIPVTFAMVYPMMVTLSVKCVFKGQDYKLQVFTQAINFIIIPLLAYYTGRLFFSTGLEKHGLWAVGLFLIGVLPTSGMTISWTGFAKGNKEAAIKMVIFGLVLGALAAPIYTKLFMGATIDVDMLHMFQQIALFVFLPLVMGLLTQYIAIKKYGPKAWNERIKTKFPPFSALGVILIAFVAMALKARNIIDNPGDIIAILIPLAIFYLATYVFLSVAGRLFFKREDGIAMVFGVVMRDLSIALAIAMTAFGKQGLTIALLIALAYVIQIQSAAWYVRFVDFIFGATVAKAVPAPVRLVQQEAIGRRIPEEMPKADGESLVPDFKRILYATDLSETARHAVRYACSLGHRYDAEVTVLHVIPDILDELSKGAGINLADHIDKREWERFNRNGVEKAQQAIHQRIHETSKSVTQQMPRCPLADENILVQTGNPADCIVSSARKGRYDLIIMGTHGHGKFEDRIIGSVAADVIRHSDLPVMVVRLPREHGVQGVKSEASAEASGQARTAASL, encoded by the coding sequence ATGTGGCGTTTTCTTTCGATGCTGCAAAAAAACCTGGTCTGGTCGATACCCATCTCCATGCTTGCAGGGCTCCTGTACGGCTACCTTTTCGACGCCTCCCCTCTGAAGCAATCGATCATTCCGGTGACCTTCGCCATGGTCTACCCGATGATGGTGACCTTGAGTGTGAAATGCGTATTCAAAGGCCAAGATTATAAACTGCAGGTGTTCACCCAGGCCATCAACTTTATCATCATCCCCCTGCTGGCCTACTATACCGGAAGATTATTTTTCTCCACGGGTCTCGAAAAACACGGCCTCTGGGCGGTAGGGCTCTTTTTGATCGGTGTGCTGCCCACCTCGGGCATGACCATTTCATGGACCGGCTTTGCCAAGGGCAACAAGGAAGCGGCCATTAAAATGGTCATTTTCGGGTTGGTCCTGGGTGCCCTGGCGGCACCGATCTATACCAAACTGTTCATGGGCGCCACCATCGATGTGGACATGCTTCACATGTTCCAGCAGATTGCCCTTTTTGTCTTTCTGCCGCTGGTCATGGGATTGTTGACACAATATATCGCCATCAAAAAATATGGCCCTAAAGCCTGGAACGAGCGCATCAAGACGAAGTTCCCTCCCTTTTCTGCATTGGGCGTCATTTTGATCGCTTTTGTGGCCATGGCGCTGAAGGCCAGAAATATCATCGACAACCCGGGCGACATCATCGCCATCTTGATCCCTCTGGCCATCTTCTACTTGGCGACCTACGTCTTCCTGTCCGTCGCCGGTCGCCTCTTTTTCAAGCGCGAAGATGGTATTGCCATGGTGTTCGGGGTCGTCATGCGGGACCTGTCCATTGCGCTGGCCATCGCCATGACCGCCTTTGGGAAACAAGGTCTGACCATTGCGCTGCTCATCGCCCTGGCCTATGTGATCCAGATCCAATCGGCCGCCTGGTATGTACGCTTCGTGGATTTCATTTTCGGCGCTACGGTTGCCAAAGCCGTACCTGCACCGGTCAGGCTGGTCCAGCAGGAGGCTATTGGGCGCCGTATACCCGAAGAGATGCCAAAGGCAGATGGTGAGTCGCTGGTTCCGGATTTCAAAAGGATCCTCTATGCCACGGATCTTTCCGAAACGGCTCGCCATGCAGTCCGATATGCGTGCAGCCTTGGCCACCGCTACGATGCGGAAGTCACTGTGCTTCATGTCATTCCGGACATCCTGGATGAGTTGTCCAAAGGGGCCGGCATCAATCTGGCCGATCACATTGACAAGCGCGAATGGGAACGATTCAACCGAAACGGTGTCGAAAAAGCGCAGCAGGCCATTCACCAGAGGATTCACGAAACCTCAAAAAGCGTAACCCAACAGATGCCCAGGTGTCCGTTGGCCGATGAGAATATCCTTGTGCAGACCGGAAACCCAGCGGATTGCATCGTCTCTTCGGCGAGAAAGGGGCGGTATGATCTCATCATCATGGGCACCCATGGGCATGGCAAGTTCGAAGATCGTATCATCGGCAGCGTGGCCGCGGATGTGATCCGGCACAGTGACCTGCCGGTGATGGTCGTTCGCTTGCCGAGGGAGCATGGTGTTCAAGGGGTCAAAAGTGAAGCATCGGCGGAAGCATCGGGTCAGGCCCGAACTGCGGCTTCGCTTTAA
- a CDS encoding FmdB family zinc ribbon protein: protein MPIYEYQCKKCHHCFERIVFSSDESEKIECPKCGHKEVTRLISCVSAFEGAKSGFCSPGSSSGFS, encoded by the coding sequence ATGCCCATTTACGAGTACCAATGTAAAAAGTGCCATCACTGTTTTGAGAGAATTGTATTTTCGAGCGACGAGTCAGAAAAGATCGAATGCCCCAAATGTGGCCACAAGGAAGTCACACGATTAATCAGTTGCGTGAGCGCGTTTGAAGGCGCCAAAAGCGGCTTTTGTTCTCCGGGTTCTTCCTCGGGCTTTTCATGA
- a CDS encoding FeS-binding protein encodes MSRPILPNKTIAEQVWIKPVYILIFLLMGLTGFAQMPIFKRYYIADIPGLGWLDQYYVTHTIHYLGAIALLALIAYGLVTYWALLRKQYRLTVLAWIRVALLAGIVGTGIFRVLKNLPDVVFSPGFTMFIDIAHLGFMMAYLVMAGVALVAKKRWLTAKV; translated from the coding sequence GTGAGCCGACCGATTTTGCCCAATAAGACCATCGCGGAACAAGTCTGGATCAAGCCGGTCTATATCTTGATATTTCTATTGATGGGGTTGACCGGATTTGCCCAGATGCCAATTTTCAAGCGGTACTATATCGCCGATATCCCCGGCCTGGGGTGGCTGGATCAGTATTACGTGACGCACACCATTCACTATCTGGGCGCCATCGCGTTGTTGGCCCTGATTGCATATGGCCTGGTGACCTACTGGGCCTTACTGCGTAAGCAATACCGCCTGACGGTTCTGGCCTGGATACGCGTCGCGCTGCTGGCCGGCATTGTCGGCACCGGTATCTTCCGCGTCCTGAAAAACCTCCCGGATGTGGTCTTCTCGCCGGGGTTTACCATGTTCATCGATATCGCCCACCTGGGCTTCATGATGGCTTACCTCGTCATGGCTGGCGTTGCCTTAGTCGCCAAAAAAAGATGGCTGACGGCCAAGGTTTGA
- a CDS encoding 4Fe-4S dicluster domain-containing protein translates to MSLSRRTFLKTGVAAACAACASQVPKTASAEQPRVKELATLIDIRKCIGCEACVEACRDANADKYPDPKKPYPKMYPSRVKVEDWSDPEGRETRDRLTPYNWLFIQEVTVTHNGEEITMTIPRRCMHCQNPPCADLCPWGSARKLKNGITVIDADLCLGGAKCKSVCPWDVPQRQTGVGMYLDLLPAFAGNGVMYKCDRCYNRIAEGELPACIEECPEQVQTIGPRDEILREAHRLAESEDLYIYGEHENGGTNTIYLSPVPFELINQAIQQGEGKPHMNAVADQMAHADNLAKAMVIAPIAGVAAAVGRVYKAIKTSEEKQEVTR, encoded by the coding sequence ATGTCACTCTCACGCAGAACCTTTCTAAAAACCGGTGTGGCCGCTGCCTGCGCGGCTTGCGCATCCCAAGTGCCGAAAACCGCGTCCGCCGAACAACCCAGGGTGAAGGAGCTGGCCACCTTGATCGATATCCGTAAATGCATCGGGTGCGAGGCGTGTGTGGAAGCATGCCGCGATGCCAACGCGGACAAATACCCGGATCCCAAAAAACCCTATCCCAAAATGTATCCTTCCCGGGTCAAGGTCGAGGATTGGTCCGACCCGGAGGGCCGGGAGACCCGCGATCGGCTGACTCCTTACAACTGGCTCTTCATCCAGGAAGTCACCGTCACCCACAATGGCGAAGAGATAACCATGACGATTCCCAGGCGTTGCATGCACTGCCAGAATCCGCCCTGCGCCGATCTTTGTCCATGGGGCTCGGCCCGTAAACTCAAGAACGGCATCACGGTAATCGATGCGGACCTGTGCCTGGGCGGCGCCAAATGCAAATCGGTCTGCCCATGGGACGTGCCTCAACGCCAGACCGGGGTCGGCATGTACCTGGACCTGTTGCCCGCATTTGCCGGCAACGGGGTCATGTACAAGTGCGATCGATGCTACAACCGCATCGCAGAAGGCGAACTGCCGGCCTGCATCGAGGAGTGCCCAGAGCAGGTTCAAACCATCGGTCCCAGGGATGAGATTCTGCGCGAAGCTCACCGGCTCGCCGAGTCCGAAGATCTTTATATTTACGGAGAACACGAAAACGGCGGCACCAACACCATTTATCTCTCGCCCGTTCCGTTCGAGCTGATCAACCAGGCCATCCAGCAAGGGGAAGGCAAGCCCCATATGAATGCGGTGGCCGATCAAATGGCCCACGCCGACAACCTGGCCAAGGCCATGGTCATCGCCCCGATTGCCGGAGTGGCGGCCGCCGTCGGAAGAGTCTACAAGGCCATCAAAACCTCGGAAGAGAAGCAGGAGGTGACCAGGTGA
- a CDS encoding DUF1638 domain-containing protein, whose translation MNTISFSDISIVSCGTLNLELNALKKEGFLDTPQILYTTPGLHQDPPELERQLVRRIQKAKEKTEKVIVVYGGKFCYVNIDQPTRLMKHIVEEQGPKVARIEATHCMDMIASQSERDRIGKEMAGGEPVWWMTPGWIKFKKEVFKGWDQALANENFPKHTGGAIVLDAIGYMDEFMANDPEGFLGYSDWMGIPLIPYPVSLDRLKQLLLDQAQKLMS comes from the coding sequence ATGAACACTATCTCTTTTTCCGACATTTCCATCGTCTCTTGCGGCACATTGAATCTTGAACTCAATGCACTGAAGAAGGAAGGATTTCTGGACACGCCCCAGATTCTTTACACGACCCCCGGTCTCCACCAGGACCCGCCGGAACTGGAGCGCCAGCTGGTGCGCCGGATCCAAAAGGCCAAGGAAAAAACCGAAAAGGTCATCGTCGTATATGGCGGTAAATTCTGCTACGTGAATATCGATCAGCCGACCCGCCTGATGAAACATATCGTGGAAGAACAGGGCCCCAAGGTCGCCAGGATCGAAGCCACCCACTGCATGGACATGATCGCCAGCCAATCCGAGCGTGATCGCATTGGCAAGGAGATGGCCGGAGGCGAACCGGTATGGTGGATGACCCCGGGATGGATCAAGTTCAAGAAAGAGGTGTTCAAGGGGTGGGACCAGGCCCTGGCCAACGAGAATTTCCCCAAACACACCGGCGGAGCCATCGTCCTGGATGCCATCGGTTATATGGACGAATTCATGGCCAACGATCCGGAAGGCTTTCTCGGATATTCCGATTGGATGGGCATACCGCTCATTCCGTACCCAGTCTCTCTCGATCGACTCAAGCAACTGCTTCTGGACCAAGCGCAAAAGCTCATGTCGTAA
- a CDS encoding cyclic nucleotide-binding domain-containing protein, translating to MPTLLEHETRLKDLIEAGQTEQAVKLLCQLVAFCARNQDFERADAFRDQLYEVDSMALTAIVKMNEIIESEKSKALTPDRRRLWSRFFETLPGEEANAFFFALKERGVPIDTMILRQGERNDKLYLVEKGQLKVVHEREDKQQLIQTIGSGDVIGEDTFFSINVCTASVTALTEVKLSFLERERLDGITIQHPRIEQRLQKICGTGRRIYDWLRQKGLDRRACKRINLSTPIWFQVLSSGKGTSVSRPVAGELWDISKSGLSFYFQSKNREAVSRLVGRSIGVRFKLTVDGKLKDVALTGIVQGVQDHPLDEYSVHLMLRKQFSDDAIRTIQRVADRS from the coding sequence ATGCCGACATTATTGGAACACGAAACACGCTTGAAGGATCTTATAGAGGCCGGCCAGACCGAACAGGCCGTGAAACTGCTTTGTCAGTTGGTGGCCTTCTGCGCTCGGAACCAGGATTTCGAAAGAGCCGATGCCTTTCGCGACCAGCTCTATGAAGTGGACAGCATGGCGCTGACGGCGATCGTCAAGATGAACGAGATCATCGAATCCGAGAAGAGCAAGGCGTTGACGCCGGACCGCAGGCGACTCTGGTCCCGGTTTTTCGAAACGCTGCCCGGTGAGGAGGCCAACGCGTTTTTTTTCGCTCTCAAGGAACGCGGCGTTCCCATCGACACGATGATCCTGCGTCAAGGCGAGCGAAACGACAAGCTTTATCTGGTGGAAAAAGGGCAGTTGAAAGTCGTCCACGAAAGGGAGGACAAGCAACAGCTCATTCAGACCATTGGCAGCGGCGATGTGATCGGGGAGGACACATTTTTCTCCATCAATGTCTGCACCGCATCGGTCACTGCATTGACCGAGGTCAAGCTCTCCTTCCTGGAGAGGGAACGACTCGACGGTATCACGATCCAGCACCCGCGGATCGAGCAGCGGTTGCAAAAGATCTGCGGCACAGGACGCAGGATCTATGATTGGTTGCGCCAAAAGGGGTTGGACAGGCGCGCCTGCAAGCGCATCAATTTAAGCACGCCGATCTGGTTTCAGGTGTTGAGTTCCGGTAAGGGCACATCGGTTTCGCGTCCGGTGGCCGGCGAGTTGTGGGATATTTCCAAATCCGGGCTCTCCTTTTATTTCCAGTCCAAAAACCGAGAGGCGGTCAGTCGGCTGGTGGGGCGAAGTATCGGTGTGCGTTTCAAGTTGACGGTCGACGGCAAATTGAAGGATGTCGCCCTTACCGGTATCGTTCAGGGCGTTCAGGATCATCCGTTGGACGAGTATTCCGTGCATCTCATGCTGCGGAAGCAATTCAGCGATGATGCCATTCGAACCATCCAGCGGGTCGCAGATAGATCCTGA
- a CDS encoding sigma-54 interaction domain-containing protein, which produces MTKSILNDYWKAVVDTIQDGVMIVNPEGTIIAINRAFEDITGYQREEIIGNSCAILNCSACELARRADGCHWCVMFQKGNLKRQKCLLLRKDGRPVHILKNASVLKDEEGNINGAVETITDVTDLIEKETQIESYRRELDSEDRFHGMIGTSAPMQRVFELISNAAQSDAPVIVFGESGTGKELVAKAIHNTGLRSKGPYIKVNCAALNESLLESELFGHVKGAFTGAHRSREGRFEAADKGSIFLDEIGDIPLSTQVKLLRVLEEKVVERVGDHVPIHVDARIISATNRDLMALIEKGGFREDFFYRINVIPIHVPPLRERTEDIPLLAHSFFNRIKLRSGKRIEGISNDALEALTHYRWPGNVRELKSAFEFAFVSCQEEMIRPSHFPAHILDQAKAECDPGFASPQRIEDLKKQSLYNALKRAGGNQSEAARLLGISRTSVWQQMKRYGLSPLDFKTV; this is translated from the coding sequence ATGACTAAAAGCATCCTCAACGATTACTGGAAGGCGGTGGTCGATACCATCCAAGATGGTGTGATGATCGTCAATCCCGAAGGGACCATCATTGCCATCAATCGGGCTTTTGAAGATATTACCGGCTACCAACGTGAAGAAATCATAGGAAATTCGTGTGCAATTCTCAATTGCAGCGCCTGCGAGTTGGCCCGTCGGGCCGATGGTTGCCATTGGTGCGTGATGTTTCAGAAGGGCAATCTGAAGCGGCAGAAATGTCTGCTGCTGCGCAAAGACGGCCGTCCGGTGCATATTCTGAAAAACGCTTCCGTGCTCAAGGACGAGGAAGGCAATATCAACGGCGCCGTGGAAACCATTACCGATGTAACCGATTTAATTGAAAAAGAGACACAGATCGAAAGCTACCGGCGTGAACTGGACAGCGAGGACCGTTTCCACGGCATGATCGGTACGTCGGCGCCGATGCAACGGGTGTTCGAGCTGATTTCCAATGCGGCCCAATCGGATGCGCCGGTCATCGTCTTCGGTGAAAGCGGCACCGGCAAGGAGCTGGTGGCCAAGGCCATTCATAACACCGGTCTGCGGTCCAAGGGTCCTTATATAAAGGTCAATTGTGCCGCCCTGAACGAATCGCTGCTGGAGAGCGAGCTTTTCGGACATGTAAAAGGTGCCTTTACAGGTGCCCACCGCAGTCGCGAGGGCCGATTCGAAGCAGCTGACAAAGGCAGCATTTTTTTAGATGAAATCGGGGACATACCGCTCTCCACGCAGGTCAAGTTACTGCGCGTGCTCGAGGAAAAAGTGGTGGAGCGGGTCGGTGATCACGTGCCCATTCATGTGGATGCCCGCATTATTTCGGCCACGAATCGTGATTTGATGGCGCTGATCGAAAAGGGCGGCTTCCGGGAGGATTTCTTTTACCGCATCAACGTCATTCCCATTCATGTGCCGCCGTTGCGGGAACGCACCGAGGACATTCCCCTGCTGGCGCATTCGTTTTTCAACCGCATCAAACTGAGAAGCGGCAAGCGTATCGAAGGCATTTCCAATGACGCTCTGGAGGCCCTTACCCATTATCGTTGGCCCGGCAATGTCCGTGAACTCAAAAGTGCTTTCGAATTTGCCTTTGTCTCCTGCCAGGAGGAGATGATTCGGCCGTCCCATTTCCCTGCGCATATACTCGATCAGGCCAAAGCCGAATGTGATCCTGGTTTCGCGTCACCGCAGCGGATCGAGGATTTAAAAAAACAGAGCCTGTACAATGCGCTGAAGCGTGCCGGCGGTAATCAATCCGAAGCCGCGAGGTTGTTGGGTATATCGCGAACCAGCGTATGGCAGCAGATGAAACGATATGGGCTGAGCCCCCTGGATTTCAAAACTGTTTAA